The genomic interval CGACGCTGGTCGTGTTCGATGAGCCTTGCCCGGACCGAGGCGCGCGCGATTTTTTGCAGCTCGATGTCGAGCGTGGTCTCGATCACCAGCCCCCCGCTGAGTACGCGTTCGCCGCCCAGGCGTTCGAACAGGTAGCGGCGTACTTCTTCGGTGAAATGTTTGGCCGCGATGAAGTCGAGATTGCGTTTGCGCACCGCCAGCACGGGCGGCTTCGCCAACTCTTCTCGATATACCTCTTCGCTGATGATCGTGTCTTCGCGCATGCGCCTGAGTACGTAAACACGCCGGTTCTCGGCCAGATCCGGATTGACGAACGGCGAATAGGCAGATGGGCGCTGGGGCAGACCCGCCAACAGCGCAGATTCAGAAATCGTAAGCTCACTCGCGGGTTTGTCGAAGTAGGTCGCGGCCGCTTCGCCGATCCCCCAGGCGCCCGAGCCGAAGTAGATCTGATTCAGATACAGATAGAGGATCTCGTCTTTGGTGAAGTGGCTCTCGATCTTTCGCGCCAGCACCATCTCGCGGAGCTTGCGCGAGAAGCGCCGTTCGGGGCTGAGCAGCATCTGCTTGACCAGCTGCATGGTGATCGTGCTGGCGCCCTGCTTGATGCCGCCGGCGCGGATGTCCACCCAGGCGGCGCGCAGGATCGACACATAGTCGATCCCACCGTGCTCGAAGAAGTGGCTGTCCTCCGCGGCCACGAAAGCGAGGCTTGTGTGCTCGGGCAACGATCCCAGCGGTACCATGACCCGCCGCTCGGTCGCAAAGCGACCGATGAGCACGCCCTTGTGATCCAGCACGCGGCTGGTCAACGGTGGCTGATAATCTTCGACGGTACGTAAGTCGGGGAGGTCCTGCAGGAACGTGACGTAGACGAATGCGCCGCCCGCGCCCGCGCCAAATGCCAGCAAAAGCACGAGCGAGAGCAGAACCCGGAACCCCCCGGCCCGGATGAAAGCCATGCGAACTCCAATAGTTATCCTACCCTAGCCGAGGCTGGCCCAGCTGCGCTAGAGGTTTGAACGAGCATTCTCGGCAGTGGCCCAGGCCCGGTCCTCGATCGGCATGTCGAGATCGGTGATTAGAGATCAATAGAGAATTCAACGAAGCGGCGCTTTGCACGCACTCCTTCGAAACCGCTCGGGATAAGGACGTTCACGATGCGACCCCGCCAGCTCACAATGGCATTCGTCATGGACCCTGTGACGCAGCTGGATATTTCCGCAGACACCACCTTTGTGCTGATGCTCGAAGCTCAGCGGCGGGGCCACGAGGTGCTGTACGTCGACCAGGCGGATCTGTCGATCGAAAACGGCCAGGCGGCTGCGCTCGTGACGCCCGTGACGCTGCGAGTCGAAGAGGAAAATTTTGTCGACCTGGGCCCCGCGCGCCGGGTGATTCTCGATGACGAGGTCGACGTCGCCTTTCAGCGCAAGGATCCGCCGGTAGACCCGGCCTATATCGCCGCCACCCAGATCCTCGGCACATGTCGCAAGACTCTCGTCCTGAACCGCCCCGAGGCGATTCTCGCGTTCAACGAGAAGCTCTTCGCCCTCCACTTCCCCGACCTCATGCCCAGGACCACGGTGACTCGCAGCATCGCTGAACTGCAGAGCTTCATGGAAGCTCTGGGTGGCGAGATGATCGTGAAACCCCTGAACGGCAAGGGTGGCGAGGGGGTTTTTCATCTGGTGGCGGGAGAGAAGAACATTTCGTCGATCCTCGAACAGTCGACCCAGTTCGAGACCAGCCTGGTGATGGCCCAGGAGTATCTCCCCGCGATTCGCCTGGGCGACAAACGGATATTGCTGCTCGAGGGCGAAGCCATTGGCGCTGTCCTGCGGGTGCCAGCGGACGCCGAGGTTCGCGCAAACCTCCACGTAGGCGCCCGGGCTGAAAAGGCGGACCTCTCTCCGGCCGATCGCGAGATCATCCGCCGGCTGGGCCCGATCCTCAAACGCGAAGGCCTGTTCTTCGTGGGGATCGACGTGATCGGCGACCGTTTGACCGAGATCAACGTGACGAGCCCGACGGGAATTCAGGAAATCAACGCCCTCGATA from Myxococcales bacterium carries:
- the gshB gene encoding glutathione synthase translates to MRPRQLTMAFVMDPVTQLDISADTTFVLMLEAQRRGHEVLYVDQADLSIENGQAAALVTPVTLRVEEENFVDLGPARRVILDDEVDVAFQRKDPPVDPAYIAATQILGTCRKTLVLNRPEAILAFNEKLFALHFPDLMPRTTVTRSIAELQSFMEALGGEMIVKPLNGKGGEGVFHLVAGEKNISSILEQSTQFETSLVMAQEYLPAIRLGDKRILLLEGEAIGAVLRVPADAEVRANLHVGARAEKADLSPADREIIRRLGPILKREGLFFVGIDVIGDRLTEINVTSPTGIQEINALDSACLEAKVIDAVEARVAAGAGDADG